From Enterococcus mediterraneensis, the proteins below share one genomic window:
- the rbfA gene encoding 30S ribosome-binding factor RbfA codes for MANYRDRRVAQEIQKEVNQILRKRVRDPRVQEVTITDVRVTGDLQQATIYYSILSDLASEKQKAQQGLEKATGLIRRELGQVLTLYKTPELTFELDESVEYGNKIDEMLRNLHKD; via the coding sequence ATGGCCAATTATCGTGATCGTAGAGTAGCGCAAGAGATCCAAAAAGAAGTCAACCAAATCTTGCGTAAAAGAGTTCGTGACCCTCGTGTTCAAGAGGTAACGATCACTGATGTACGTGTGACGGGAGATTTGCAGCAAGCAACGATTTATTACAGTATCCTTTCTGATCTGGCATCAGAAAAACAAAAGGCGCAACAAGGCTTAGAAAAAGCGACAGGATTGATCCGTCGTGAATTAGGTCAAGTCCTAACGCTGTATAAAACACCGGAACTGACTTTCGAGTTGGATGAATCGGTAGAGTACGGTAATAAAATCGACGAAATGCTTCGCAATCTGCACAAAGATTAA
- the nusA gene encoding transcription termination factor NusA, producing MSKEMLNALDALEAEKGVSKEIVIEALEAALVSAYKRHYGQAQNVEVEFDQKKGNIHVYAVKEVTEEVMDSQLEVSLKDALLINPAYEIGDKIRFEVTPKDFGRIAAQTAKQVILQRVREAERNIIYNEFSAYEKDIMQGIVERQDHRYIYVNLGKIEAVLSKQDQMPNEFYQPHDRIKVYVSRVENTSKGPQVFVSRSHPDLLRRLFEQEVPEVYDGTVEIVSIAREAGDRSKVSVRSNDPNIDPVGTCVGPKGQRVQAIVNELKGENMDIVEWNEDPAVYIANALNPAQVVDVIFDLENPKVCTVVVPDYQLSLAIGKRGQNARLAAKLTGFKIDIKSESDMEDFYAKIEDGDYVDAGETVESTDASEITDDQTITPDMTADDYENINFDDK from the coding sequence ATGAGTAAAGAAATGTTGAATGCACTGGATGCATTGGAAGCGGAAAAAGGGGTCTCGAAAGAAATCGTTATCGAAGCACTTGAAGCGGCTTTAGTTTCAGCTTACAAACGCCACTATGGACAAGCACAAAACGTTGAAGTGGAATTCGATCAAAAGAAAGGCAACATCCATGTCTATGCGGTAAAAGAAGTAACTGAGGAAGTAATGGATTCACAATTGGAAGTTTCTTTGAAAGACGCTTTATTGATCAATCCAGCTTATGAAATCGGCGACAAGATCCGTTTTGAAGTAACACCGAAAGATTTCGGACGTATCGCGGCTCAAACCGCAAAACAAGTGATTTTGCAACGGGTGAGAGAAGCAGAACGCAACATTATCTATAATGAATTCAGCGCCTACGAAAAAGACATCATGCAAGGGATCGTGGAACGTCAAGATCACCGTTACATCTATGTCAACCTAGGCAAGATCGAAGCTGTTTTGTCAAAACAAGATCAAATGCCAAACGAGTTTTACCAACCTCATGACCGCATCAAAGTGTATGTTTCTCGTGTGGAAAATACATCAAAAGGTCCTCAAGTTTTTGTAAGCCGCAGCCATCCAGATCTGTTGCGCCGCTTATTTGAACAAGAAGTACCGGAAGTGTATGATGGAACTGTCGAAATCGTAAGCATCGCTCGCGAAGCTGGCGATCGTTCAAAAGTTTCCGTACGTTCAAATGACCCGAACATCGACCCAGTGGGAACATGTGTCGGACCTAAAGGACAACGGGTACAAGCTATCGTCAACGAATTGAAAGGCGAAAATATGGATATCGTGGAATGGAACGAAGATCCAGCGGTTTATATCGCCAATGCATTGAATCCAGCACAAGTCGTTGATGTGATCTTCGATTTAGAAAATCCGAAAGTCTGCACAGTTGTGGTGCCTGACTACCAATTATCTTTAGCGATCGGTAAACGTGGACAAAATGCCCGTTTAGCTGCAAAATTGACTGGTTTCAAAATCGACATCAAATCAGAATCTGATATGGAAGATTTTTATGCGAAAATCGAAGACGGTGATTACGTAGATGCGGGTGAAACAGTTGAATCTACAGATGCTTCTGAAATCACAGACGACCAAACCATCACTCCTGATATGACGGCGGATGACTACGAAAATATCAATTTTGACGATAAGTAA
- a CDS encoding YlxQ-related RNA-binding protein, translated as MNKTKVLNMLGLAMRAGKLVTGEELVIKEIRGQKAAIVLIAHDAGKNTQKKIKDKSTYYKIPCFDGLTADELSQAIGKPRMVIAVMDQGFGKRIEELIQG; from the coding sequence ATGAATAAGACGAAAGTATTAAACATGTTGGGGCTGGCAATGCGAGCTGGTAAACTGGTTACCGGCGAAGAATTGGTCATCAAAGAGATCCGCGGACAAAAAGCTGCGATCGTTTTGATTGCTCATGACGCTGGTAAAAATACACAAAAAAAAATCAAAGATAAAAGTACTTATTACAAAATTCCCTGCTTTGACGGATTGACTGCTGATGAACTCAGCCAAGCCATTGGCAAACCTCGAATGGTGATCGCTGTGATGGATCAGGGCTTCGGAAAGAGAATCGAGGAATTAATACAAGGTTAG
- the infB gene encoding translation initiation factor IF-2, whose product MGKKRIYELAKEMNKSSKELVEKAQSLGFDVKNHMGSISDGEEKKLRQTLSGGTAKQATPENRQQENRRKPATQKPENQPSNQEAKPGQKKYQTQRNNPNFQNRNKPSRPVQGKQSQRNEQPKEQNQNRGNQQGNRRTNQNNTQNNQGQGQTGSRPQNQGQRPQNQGRPQATQSQTQLGRSMNQKPTQNQKPTQKQNQTQDRRNQPAAQRPQGAQTQAQGQTRSGQGGTSGQDQNKRNTNNRGKSNFNNNRGGNFGNQNRNRFNKKGKKGKQQTAQKPAVPPRKFRELPDVLEYTEGMNVAEISKKIYREPAEIIKKLFLMGVMVNQNQPLDKDTIELLAADYGIEAQEKVQVDIADIDKFFEPEELNEENLVSRPPVVTIMGHVDHGKTTLLDTLRHSRVTSGEAGGITQHIGAYQIDIDGKPITFLDTPGHAAFTSMRARGASITDITILVVAADDGVMPQTVEAINHAKAAKVPIIVAVNKIDKPGANPQHVMQELSEYELIPEAWGGDTIFVEISAKFGQNIDELLEMILLVAEVEDLKADPTQRAIGTVIEARLDKGKGPVSTLLVQQGTLRVGDPIVVGNTYGRVRVMTNDLGRRDKAAGPATPVEITGLNDVPQAGDHFVVFEDEKTARAAGEERAKRALMEQRASNSRVTLDTLFESLKEGELKDVNVIIKADVQGSAEALAASLKKIDVEGVRVNIVHSAVGAINESDVTLAAASNAIIIGFNVRPTPQAKQQAESEEVDIRLHRIIYKAIEEIETAMKGMLDPEFEEKITGQMIVRETYKVSKVGTIAGCYVTEGSIRRDSGVRVIRDGIVIYEGVLASLKRFKDDVKEVKMGFECGAMIEKFNDIKIDDIIEGYVMEEIKPK is encoded by the coding sequence ATGGGAAAAAAACGAATTTATGAACTTGCAAAAGAAATGAATAAATCAAGTAAAGAGCTTGTTGAAAAGGCGCAGTCTTTAGGTTTCGATGTCAAAAACCATATGGGATCCATCTCAGACGGTGAAGAAAAAAAATTACGCCAAACATTGAGCGGAGGAACCGCTAAACAAGCAACTCCTGAAAACAGACAGCAAGAGAATAGACGCAAACCTGCAACCCAAAAACCAGAGAACCAGCCTTCTAATCAAGAAGCAAAACCAGGACAAAAGAAATATCAAACACAACGAAACAACCCGAACTTTCAAAATCGTAATAAACCTAGTCGTCCAGTACAAGGAAAGCAATCACAACGAAACGAACAGCCAAAAGAACAAAATCAAAACCGAGGAAACCAACAAGGTAATCGTCGGACAAACCAAAACAATACACAAAATAACCAAGGTCAAGGACAAACTGGTTCTAGACCGCAAAATCAAGGACAAAGACCGCAAAATCAAGGTCGTCCGCAAGCAACACAATCACAAACACAGTTAGGGAGATCTATGAATCAAAAACCAACACAGAATCAAAAACCAACACAAAAACAAAATCAAACACAAGATCGCCGCAATCAGCCTGCAGCACAACGACCTCAAGGAGCGCAAACACAAGCTCAAGGTCAAACCCGCAGCGGACAAGGTGGAACAAGCGGACAAGATCAAAATAAACGCAATACGAATAACCGCGGAAAAAGCAACTTCAATAATAACCGCGGCGGTAACTTCGGTAACCAAAACCGCAACAGATTCAATAAAAAAGGCAAAAAAGGCAAACAGCAAACAGCACAAAAACCTGCTGTTCCACCACGTAAATTCCGTGAATTGCCTGATGTATTAGAATACACAGAAGGAATGAACGTAGCCGAAATTTCGAAAAAAATCTATCGCGAACCAGCTGAGATCATTAAAAAGCTGTTCTTGATGGGGGTTATGGTCAATCAAAACCAACCATTAGACAAAGATACGATCGAGCTTTTAGCAGCTGATTATGGTATCGAAGCACAAGAAAAAGTACAAGTGGATATTGCTGATATCGACAAATTCTTCGAACCAGAAGAATTGAACGAAGAAAATCTTGTTTCACGTCCACCAGTTGTAACGATCATGGGTCACGTCGATCACGGGAAAACAACATTGTTGGACACATTGCGTCATTCACGTGTAACCAGCGGAGAAGCCGGCGGGATCACACAGCATATCGGAGCGTACCAAATCGATATCGATGGCAAACCAATCACTTTCTTGGATACACCAGGACACGCGGCGTTTACCAGCATGCGTGCACGGGGAGCAAGTATCACTGATATCACGATCTTAGTAGTTGCCGCAGATGATGGCGTAATGCCGCAAACGGTGGAAGCTATCAACCACGCAAAAGCAGCGAAAGTTCCAATTATCGTTGCCGTGAACAAAATCGACAAACCAGGCGCAAACCCACAACATGTAATGCAAGAATTGAGCGAATACGAATTGATTCCTGAAGCATGGGGCGGCGACACGATCTTTGTAGAAATCTCAGCGAAATTTGGTCAAAACATCGACGAATTATTGGAAATGATCCTATTAGTCGCTGAAGTGGAAGACTTGAAAGCTGATCCAACACAACGGGCGATCGGTACAGTGATCGAAGCACGTTTGGATAAAGGGAAAGGACCAGTTTCCACACTTCTTGTTCAACAAGGTACGCTGCGTGTCGGTGATCCGATCGTTGTTGGGAATACTTACGGACGTGTCCGGGTAATGACCAACGATCTAGGTCGTCGTGACAAAGCAGCTGGTCCAGCAACACCAGTTGAAATCACTGGATTGAATGATGTTCCTCAAGCCGGCGATCATTTCGTTGTCTTTGAAGATGAAAAAACAGCCCGCGCGGCCGGTGAAGAACGGGCAAAACGTGCGTTGATGGAACAACGGGCATCAAATAGCCGCGTGACATTGGACACATTGTTCGAAAGCTTGAAAGAAGGCGAATTGAAGGATGTCAACGTCATCATCAAAGCTGACGTTCAAGGTTCAGCTGAAGCTTTAGCCGCTTCATTGAAGAAAATCGATGTAGAGGGTGTGCGAGTAAACATCGTCCATTCAGCAGTCGGTGCTATCAATGAAAGTGATGTGACCTTGGCAGCCGCAAGTAATGCGATCATTATCGGGTTCAACGTGCGACCAACGCCGCAAGCAAAACAACAAGCCGAATCAGAAGAAGTCGACATTCGTTTGCATCGTATCATTTACAAAGCGATCGAAGAGATCGAAACAGCGATGAAAGGGATGCTTGATCCTGAATTCGAAGAAAAAATCACTGGTCAAATGATCGTTCGCGAAACATATAAAGTTTCTAAAGTCGGCACGATCGCCGGTTGTTACGTAACAGAAGGATCGATCCGCCGCGACAGCGGTGTCCGGGTCATTCGTGACGGTATCGTAATTTACGAAGGCGTGCTAGCTAGCTTGAAACGTTTCAAAGATGACGTCAAAGAAGTCAAAATGGGCTTTGAATGTGGCGCCATGATTGAAAAATTCAATGACATCAAAATAGACGATATCATTGAAGGCTACGTGATGGAAGAAATCAAACCTAAATAA
- the cysK gene encoding cysteine synthase A — MAKIVENILELTGETPIVKLNHVVPEDAADVYVKLEFYNPAGSVKDRIALAMIEQAEKDGKLKAGGTIVEPTSGNTGVGLSFVGAAKGYNVVIVLPDTFSIERRKLIQAYGAKLVLTPGAEGMKGAIAKAKELAEENGWFLPLQFDNPANPTIHYETTGKEIAEAAEEIGLDAFVAGVGTGGTITGVAKRLQETNPDVQIFAVESAESPVLSGGKPGPHKIQGISAGFIPEVLDEASYQEVLQVTSEDALETARKVGSQEGILVGISSGAAIKGAIEVAKRLGKGKKVLAVVPDNGERYLSTVLYEFE, encoded by the coding sequence ATGGCAAAAATCGTTGAAAATATTTTAGAATTGACTGGAGAAACACCTATCGTAAAACTAAATCATGTCGTTCCAGAAGACGCGGCAGATGTTTACGTGAAATTGGAATTTTATAATCCTGCAGGTTCAGTAAAAGATCGAATCGCATTGGCGATGATCGAACAAGCTGAAAAAGATGGAAAATTAAAAGCTGGCGGAACCATCGTTGAACCAACTTCAGGTAATACTGGTGTCGGATTGTCTTTTGTGGGAGCAGCAAAAGGTTATAACGTAGTGATCGTTTTACCAGATACTTTCTCTATCGAACGCCGCAAACTGATCCAAGCTTATGGCGCAAAACTTGTTTTGACACCCGGAGCAGAAGGTATGAAAGGCGCGATCGCCAAAGCGAAGGAATTGGCAGAAGAAAACGGTTGGTTCTTACCATTACAATTCGATAATCCGGCAAACCCAACGATCCATTATGAAACAACAGGAAAAGAGATCGCTGAAGCGGCGGAAGAAATCGGATTGGACGCTTTTGTAGCAGGAGTTGGTACAGGCGGGACGATCACAGGTGTGGCAAAACGGTTGCAAGAAACCAATCCTGATGTACAGATTTTCGCAGTAGAATCCGCGGAATCTCCAGTATTATCAGGCGGCAAACCAGGACCTCACAAAATCCAAGGAATCTCTGCCGGATTTATTCCAGAAGTTTTAGACGAAGCCAGCTATCAAGAAGTATTGCAAGTTACTAGCGAAGATGCTCTTGAAACCGCCAGAAAAGTCGGCAGTCAAGAAGGCATCTTGGTAGGGATCTCTTCTGGTGCGGCTATCAAAGGCGCCATCGAAGTTGCAAAACGTCTAGGAAAAGGCAAGAAAGTCTTGGCGGTCGTACCAGATAATGGAGAACGTTATCTATCCACTGTTCTTTATGAATTTGAATAA
- the ribF gene encoding riboflavin biosynthesis protein RibF, with protein MKIITIRHPYDPAQIPDEDIVLVLGFFDGVHKGHQKVIQKGKQIAEEQGLKLAVMTFNQHPSIVFQKIDPDTMKYLTNLSQKEGIMESLGVDYLYEIEFTSAFSSLKPQEFVDQYIVDLHAKFAVTGFDYTYGPKDIADVAHLPEYAKNRFTVVTVAKETDEGEKISSTRIRHLLDEGDMEEANRLLGYSYEIEGTVVHGDARGRTLGFPTANIQYTTTCRLPKEGVYVSELKVGDRWYPAMGSIGHNDTFGKGRELTVEVYILDFHQDIYGEQVRVRWLHLLRDQVAFNGAEALIDQLHADEEATRNYFNEKKQVQEKK; from the coding sequence ATGAAAATAATCACGATCAGACATCCTTATGATCCAGCACAAATTCCTGATGAAGATATTGTTTTAGTTTTGGGATTTTTTGACGGCGTTCATAAAGGACATCAAAAAGTAATCCAAAAAGGCAAACAGATCGCAGAAGAACAAGGATTAAAGTTAGCAGTTATGACATTTAATCAACATCCTTCCATTGTTTTCCAAAAAATCGATCCCGATACGATGAAATATCTTACGAATCTTTCACAAAAAGAAGGGATAATGGAATCTTTAGGTGTGGATTATTTATATGAAATCGAGTTTACATCGGCTTTTTCCAGCTTGAAGCCACAAGAATTTGTGGACCAATATATCGTGGATCTGCATGCAAAATTTGCTGTTACAGGATTTGATTATACGTATGGACCGAAAGATATCGCCGATGTTGCCCATCTTCCGGAATACGCCAAAAACCGTTTTACGGTAGTAACCGTCGCTAAGGAAACAGACGAAGGGGAAAAAATTAGTTCGACACGCATTCGCCATTTATTGGATGAAGGAGACATGGAGGAAGCGAACAGACTGTTAGGCTATTCTTATGAAATCGAAGGAACTGTCGTCCATGGGGATGCGCGAGGCCGCACATTAGGCTTTCCGACTGCCAACATCCAATACACAACGACTTGCCGCCTGCCTAAAGAAGGGGTCTACGTTTCTGAATTAAAAGTAGGAGATCGCTGGTATCCGGCAATGGGTTCCATTGGGCATAATGATACATTCGGTAAAGGCCGGGAATTGACGGTGGAAGTTTATATCTTAGATTTCCATCAAGATATTTACGGCGAACAAGTACGTGTGCGCTGGCTGCATTTACTGCGTGATCAAGTTGCGTTTAATGGGGCAGAAGCTTTGATCGACCAGCTCCATGCGGATGAAGAAGCTACCCGTAATTATTTTAATGAGAAAAAACAAGTACAAGAAAAGAAATAA
- the rnpM gene encoding RNase P modulator RnpM, giving the protein MKKRKIPLRKSVVSGEMKPKKELIRITRSKEGEVAIDPTGKMPGRGAYVAIEPEEVQMAWDKKILDRVLETTLSDEFYQELLDYVTHQKARRELFKNE; this is encoded by the coding sequence ATGAAAAAACGCAAAATTCCTTTACGTAAATCGGTTGTTTCCGGCGAGATGAAACCTAAAAAAGAATTGATCCGGATCACTCGCTCCAAAGAAGGAGAAGTTGCCATCGATCCTACTGGAAAAATGCCGGGACGAGGCGCATATGTAGCGATCGAACCGGAAGAAGTCCAAATGGCGTGGGACAAAAAGATTCTTGACCGCGTGTTGGAAACAACTTTATCTGATGAATTTTATCAAGAACTTCTGGATTATGTAACTCACCAAAAAGCACGACGCGAGCTGTTCAAAAATGAATAA
- the rimP gene encoding ribosome maturation factor RimP, with protein MSTVVETVTDLVTPILEEQNFELVEVEFVKEGKSWFLRVFIDKEGGIDIEECAYVSEKLSEKLDACDPDPIPQAYFLEVSSPGAERPLKKESDYEKALGEYIHVSFYQPVDGEKQYEGFLQSFDDDKMTMKVRIKTREKEITFERKNIAKARLAIQF; from the coding sequence TTGAGTACAGTGGTGGAAACAGTTACTGATTTGGTAACACCCATCTTGGAGGAACAAAATTTTGAGTTGGTAGAAGTTGAATTTGTGAAAGAAGGAAAGAGTTGGTTCTTGCGGGTTTTCATCGACAAAGAAGGCGGAATCGATATTGAAGAATGTGCCTATGTCAGTGAAAAGTTAAGCGAAAAATTAGACGCCTGCGATCCTGATCCGATTCCGCAAGCTTATTTTTTGGAAGTTTCTTCTCCTGGTGCTGAGCGCCCCTTAAAAAAAGAAAGCGATTATGAAAAAGCACTTGGCGAATACATCCATGTATCGTTTTATCAGCCAGTAGATGGCGAAAAACAATATGAAGGCTTTTTGCAATCTTTTGACGATGACAAAATGACTATGAAAGTTCGCATCAAAACGAGAGAAAAAGAGATTACTTTTGAGCGGAAAAATATTGCTAAAGCTCGTTTAGCTATTCAATTTTAA
- the thrS gene encoding threonine--tRNA ligase produces the protein MSIKITFPDGAVKEFESGVSTKDVAESISKSLAKKALAGKVNGQLVDLNRPIEEDAAIEIITPDQEEALPLVRHSAAHLMAQAMRRLFPNIHFGVGPAIDSGFYYDTDNGEHPITAEDLPAIEAEMMKIVKENLPIERHVLSKNEALELFAGDPYKEELINELPDDEVITAYRQGEFVDLCRGPHVPSTGRIQVFKLLSVAGAYWRGNSDNHMMQRVYGTAFFDKKDLKEFIKQREEAKERDHRKLGKELDLFMISQEVGSGLPFWLPKGATIRRTIERYIVDKEVSLGYQHVYTPIMADVNLYKTSGHWDHYHEDMFPPMDMGDGEMLVLRPMNCPHHMMVYKNQIHSYRELPIRIAELGMMHRYEKSGALSGLQRVREMTLNDGHTFVRPDQIKEEFKRTLDLMVSVYKDFNITDYRFRLSYRDPNNTDKYFDDDAMWENAQTMLKEAMDELGLDYFEAEGEAAFYGPKMDVQVKTALGMEETLSTIQLDFLLPERFDLTYVGEDGENTHRPVVIHRGIVSTMERFVAYLTEVYKGAFPTWLAPVQATIIPVSVDAHSDYAYEIKERLQSRGIRVEVDDRNEKMGYKIRASQTHKIPYQLVVGDKEVEDATVNVRRYGSKETAVEELNIFVDAIAAEVQNYSRQ, from the coding sequence ATGTCAATCAAAATCACATTTCCAGATGGCGCTGTTAAGGAGTTTGAATCTGGTGTCTCAACCAAAGATGTTGCAGAAAGCATTTCTAAAAGTCTGGCTAAAAAAGCTCTAGCCGGCAAAGTCAACGGTCAATTAGTTGATTTGAATCGTCCAATCGAAGAAGATGCCGCAATCGAAATCATCACACCTGATCAAGAAGAAGCACTGCCTTTAGTCCGTCATTCTGCGGCTCATTTAATGGCTCAAGCGATGCGTCGCCTGTTCCCTAATATCCATTTTGGTGTAGGTCCAGCTATTGATTCCGGTTTTTATTACGATACAGATAACGGCGAACATCCTATCACAGCCGAAGATCTGCCAGCGATCGAAGCAGAAATGATGAAGATCGTTAAAGAAAATCTGCCTATCGAACGCCACGTTCTTTCTAAAAATGAAGCATTGGAATTATTTGCCGGTGATCCTTACAAGGAAGAACTGATCAACGAATTGCCTGATGATGAAGTTATCACTGCTTATCGCCAAGGCGAATTTGTTGATTTGTGCCGTGGACCTCACGTGCCTTCAACAGGACGTATCCAAGTCTTCAAACTTTTATCCGTAGCCGGCGCTTACTGGCGGGGCAACTCGGACAATCACATGATGCAACGGGTGTACGGAACAGCCTTCTTCGATAAAAAAGATTTGAAAGAATTCATCAAACAAAGAGAAGAAGCGAAAGAACGCGACCACCGCAAATTAGGGAAAGAATTAGACTTGTTTATGATCTCCCAAGAAGTCGGTTCCGGTCTGCCATTCTGGCTGCCAAAAGGCGCAACGATCCGCCGTACTATCGAACGTTATATTGTAGATAAAGAAGTCAGCTTAGGCTATCAACATGTCTATACACCGATCATGGCTGACGTAAATCTGTATAAAACTTCAGGACACTGGGATCATTATCATGAAGATATGTTCCCGCCAATGGATATGGGAGACGGTGAAATGCTGGTCTTGCGTCCAATGAACTGCCCTCATCACATGATGGTCTACAAAAACCAAATCCATTCTTACCGTGAATTACCGATCCGGATCGCTGAACTTGGTATGATGCACCGTTATGAAAAATCCGGCGCGCTATCCGGTCTGCAACGGGTTCGGGAAATGACGTTGAATGATGGTCATACTTTTGTTCGTCCAGATCAAATCAAAGAAGAATTCAAACGGACACTTGATTTGATGGTCTCAGTTTACAAAGATTTCAATATCACAGACTATCGTTTCCGTTTAAGCTATCGTGATCCTAACAACACAGACAAATATTTCGATGACGATGCGATGTGGGAAAACGCACAAACAATGTTGAAAGAAGCAATGGACGAATTAGGTTTGGATTATTTCGAGGCAGAAGGCGAAGCTGCATTCTACGGTCCTAAAATGGACGTCCAAGTTAAAACAGCTTTGGGTATGGAAGAAACACTTTCAACGATCCAATTAGACTTCTTGCTGCCAGAACGTTTTGATTTGACTTATGTTGGTGAAGACGGGGAAAATACTCATCGTCCAGTGGTTATCCACCGGGGGATCGTTTCGACAATGGAACGCTTTGTTGCTTATCTGACAGAAGTCTACAAAGGCGCATTCCCAACTTGGTTGGCGCCAGTCCAAGCAACGATCATTCCTGTGTCAGTCGATGCCCACAGTGATTATGCCTATGAAATCAAAGAACGTCTGCAAAGCCGCGGAATCCGCGTCGAAGTTGATGATCGCAATGAAAAAATGGGGTACAAGATCCGCGCTTCTCAAACTCACAAGATCCCTTACCAATTAGTAGTGGGAGATAAAGAAGTTGAAGACGCGACTGTCAATGTCCGCCGCTACGGCAGTAAAGAAACAGCTGTTGAAGAGCTGAATATTTTCGTAGACGCGATCGCAGCTGAAGTGCAAAACTACAGCCGTCAATAA
- a CDS encoding TetR/AcrR family transcriptional regulator, translating into MSKQTERFEAMRAQTRDKIRYAAVTLFAKHSFANTTMQAIAKEAGVSTGLAYRYFPSKQALFDAIILEAIEGLRTMKLIFLTEGDPREILEEATAEMLKEISEDPTTSELFLLITQTIFTNAEENNGPQEVVDTDKELIEALKQLIIRGQEKGQFVEGDPQTLAMHYISCAQGVGLMSTIFGEEYRSPDTKLFLRFLIK; encoded by the coding sequence TTGAGCAAACAAACCGAGCGATTTGAAGCGATGCGGGCACAAACTAGAGATAAGATCCGCTATGCTGCGGTCACTTTATTTGCGAAGCACTCTTTTGCCAACACAACGATGCAGGCGATCGCTAAAGAAGCTGGAGTGAGTACGGGATTAGCGTATCGTTATTTTCCTTCTAAGCAAGCCTTATTTGATGCGATCATCCTTGAAGCAATCGAAGGTTTGCGAACGATGAAACTGATTTTTTTAACAGAAGGTGACCCGCGGGAGATTTTAGAAGAGGCCACAGCAGAGATGCTGAAAGAAATATCTGAAGATCCTACGACCAGCGAATTGTTTTTGTTGATCACGCAAACAATTTTTACAAATGCTGAGGAAAACAATGGTCCGCAAGAAGTGGTGGATACGGATAAAGAATTGATTGAGGCATTAAAGCAGTTGATCATACGCGGACAAGAGAAAGGACAGTTCGTTGAAGGGGATCCCCAGACTTTAGCCATGCACTATATTAGTTGTGCGCAAGGTGTCGGATTGATGTCAACGATTTTTGGTGAGGAATACCGATCACCGGATACAAAACTATTTCTGCGTTTTTTGATTAAGTAA
- the truB gene encoding tRNA pseudouridine(55) synthase TruB, whose protein sequence is MDGILPLWKERGMTSHDCVFKLRKILHTKKIGHSGTLDPDVAGVLPICIGKGTKMVEFLMSSGKTYTGEITVGFATATEDASGEVIERTPIKQPFTTEKIDQAMAQLTGEITQIPPMFSAVKVNGRRLYEYARAGETVERPQRKAQIDSFERISEPVWDQEKQTQSWRFQVVCGKGTYVRTLAVDTGKLLQAAAHMSELTRTASGGFTKEQAITLKEVQEKFEADQLQEYLLPLEYGVKEFQRVDISDELWQKVKNGRPLTYHEFNLAEMPKQPIAVFFHQYVVGIYQPHEQRDNILKPMKMFRTELGESL, encoded by the coding sequence ATGGACGGGATTTTACCTCTTTGGAAAGAACGCGGCATGACAAGTCATGATTGTGTTTTCAAATTACGAAAAATTTTACATACAAAAAAAATCGGACACAGCGGTACCCTTGATCCTGATGTAGCGGGCGTTTTGCCGATCTGTATCGGTAAAGGAACCAAGATGGTGGAGTTTTTAATGTCTTCAGGAAAAACGTACACCGGTGAGATCACGGTCGGTTTTGCGACTGCTACGGAAGATGCTTCTGGAGAGGTCATCGAAAGAACGCCTATCAAACAGCCATTTACAACAGAGAAGATCGATCAGGCAATGGCTCAATTGACTGGTGAGATCACACAGATTCCGCCGATGTTTTCAGCTGTCAAAGTAAATGGACGCCGATTATACGAATACGCCCGTGCCGGTGAAACAGTGGAACGTCCCCAAAGAAAAGCTCAGATCGATTCTTTTGAACGGATCTCTGAACCGGTTTGGGATCAAGAAAAACAGACCCAGTCATGGCGTTTTCAAGTGGTGTGCGGAAAAGGTACCTATGTCCGCACATTGGCGGTAGATACCGGTAAATTATTGCAGGCAGCGGCTCATATGTCAGAATTAACGCGCACGGCAAGCGGCGGTTTTACCAAAGAACAAGCAATCACCTTGAAAGAGGTACAGGAAAAGTTTGAAGCGGATCAACTGCAAGAATATCTATTGCCTTTAGAATATGGCGTGAAGGAATTTCAAAGAGTCGATATTTCTGATGAGTTATGGCAGAAGGTCAAAAATGGCCGACCACTTACCTATCACGAATTTAATTTGGCAGAAATGCCGAAACAACCTATCGCTGTTTTTTTTCACCAATACGTTGTAGGGATTTATCAGCCTCACGAACAGCGCGATAATATATTGAAACCAATGAAAATGTTCCGCACAGAGTTAGGAGAATCACTATGA